A window of Bacteroidota bacterium genomic DNA:
GGCAGGGGTGCGCACCCTGCAATATGAGGGACAAACCTACTACGTAGCCCTGCGCTACCCGGATGGCACACCGCGCAAGCTGTATGCCCAGGCGGCACTTACCGAGCAGGGATACCAGTTCTGGGGAGACTACCGCAGCTTCCACCCCACGGGCAAGCTGCACGCACGCGCACACGCCCTGCAGGGGGGCAGCTTCGACGGGCCGTACGAGCTGCTGTATGAGGCCAATGGCCGCGTGAAGGAGCGAGGCCATTTTGCCAACGGCCTACGCCAGGGCAGCCTGCACACCTACCACCCCAATGGGCAGCCCCAGTGGGTGATGTACATGCAGGAGGGCAAGATAACTGGGCCCGTGCGGCAGTACGGCCCCGATGGCAAGCTACTGGCCGCCCGCCCAGCTGCGGCAGCGGCCCCCTACGAGCCAGACGACCAGCCCTAGCAGCGTGCCACCCAACGGCGACGCGGGGGGGGGGGCTGATGGGGGCAGCTAAGCCTCTAGCAGGCTGCCATCCTTCAGCCGGATGGTTTCGCGTGCATACAGCGCTATGTCCTCCTCGTGCGTTACCAGGATGATGGTGTGCCCCTGGCGGTGCAGCTCATCCAGCAGGGCCATGATCTCGTAGCTGGTTTTCGAGTCCAGGTTGCCCGTAGGCTCATCGGCCAGCAAGATGGCCGGGTGGTTGATAAGGGCACGCGCCACCGCCACCCGCTGGCGCTGGCCGCCGCTCAGCTCGTTGGGCCGGTGGTGCAGGCGGTCTGCCAGGCCCACACTGGCCAGGCATGCTGCCGCCCGGGCCAGGCGCTCCTTTTTGCCCAGGCCAGCATACACCAGGGGCAGAGCCACGTTCTCCAGCGCACTCAGGCGGGCCAGCAGGTTGAAAGACTGAAACACAAAACCAATCTCTTCATTCCGCACACGTGCCAGCTCGTGGTCTTTCATCTGGCTCACATCTCGCCCATTTAGCACATAGCGGCCACTGGTGGGGCTGTCCAGGCAGCCCAGTATATTCATCAGCGTGCTCTTTCCGCTGCCGCTGGGGCCCATAAAGGCTACGTAGGCATTGTGGGCTATACGCAGGCTAATGTCGCGCAGGGCGTGGATCAGCTCCCCGCCCATTTTGTACTGCTTGCTGATGTGCTCTAGCTCGATAACCGCCATACTGCAAGTATACGCAAGTGGGCCCTACTTGCCTAGGCAGCTTTTGGCACCAGGCCACCCATACAGCACGGCATTCTGCTAA
This region includes:
- a CDS encoding ABC transporter ATP-binding protein, which translates into the protein MAVIELEHISKQYKMGGELIHALRDISLRIAHNAYVAFMGPSGSGKSTLMNILGCLDSPTSGRYVLNGRDVSQMKDHELARVRNEEIGFVFQSFNLLARLSALENVALPLVYAGLGKKERLARAAACLASVGLADRLHHRPNELSGGQRQRVAVARALINHPAILLADEPTGNLDSKTSYEIMALLDELHRQGHTIILVTHEEDIALYARETIRLKDGSLLEA